The proteins below come from a single Garra rufa chromosome 3, GarRuf1.0, whole genome shotgun sequence genomic window:
- the foxb1b gene encoding forkhead box protein B1b, translating into MPRPGRNTYSDQKPPYSYISLTAMAIQSCPEKMLPLSEIYKFIMDRFPYYRENTQRWQNSLRHNLSFNDCFIKIPRRPDQPGKGSFWALHPSCGDMFENGSFLRRRKRFKVMITSEHLQKPSDAAHYLQQQAKLRMTALGTHLPQMTSYNLSVSQPSTFKHPFAIENIIARDYKMPGSLAFSTMQSMSTGYQIHNQLTTAWPHMYSSNVIDAEYTAYGVPLKSLSHGAQSLPAIPVPIKPAPASVQSIPALHAHLPAFFSGSPQSLSPTSPSQSSPATPSPTSLIHSVAVHCQEVT; encoded by the coding sequence ATGCCTCGTCCTGGAAGAAACACTTATAGCGATCAGAAGCCGCCGTATTCGTATATTTCACTGACCGCAATGGCCATTCAAAGTTGTCCTGAGAAGATGCTCCCGCTCAGCGAAATTTACAAGTTCATCATGGACAGGTTTCCTTATTATCGGGAAAACACACAGCGCTGGCAGAATTCACTTCGCCACAACCTTTCCTTCAACGACTGCTTCATCAAGATCCCGCGGAGACCGGACCAGCCCGGGAAAGGCAGCTTCTGGGCTCTCCATCCCAGCTGCGGTGACATGTTTGAGAACGGGAGCTTCTTGAGGCGCCGCAAAAGATTCAAAGTGATGATCACCTCCGAGCACCTGCAAAAACCCTCAGACGCGGCGCATTACCTCCAGCAACAGGCAAAACTCAGAATGACCGCTTTAGGGACACATCTACCACAGATGACTAGCTACAACTTAAGTGTGTCGCAACCCTCCACTTTCAAACACCCCTTTGCCATTGAAAACATCATTGCCAGAGATTACAAAATGCCAGGAAGTCTTGCTTTCTCTACAATGCAGTCCATGTCTACGGGTTACCAAATACACAATCAGCTGACCACGGCATGGCCCCATATGTATAGCAGTAATGTGATAGACGCTGAGTATACTGCCTATGGAGTACCACTTAAATCCCTGAGTCATGGCGCACAAAGTTTACCGGCGATCCCTGTGCCAATCAAACCCGCTCCAGCTTCGGTTCAGTCCATCCCGGCGCTGCACGCCCACCTTCCAGCGTTTTTCTCCGGCTCTCCACAGTCCCTGAGCCCGACGTCTCCAAGCCAGAGCAGCCCTGCCACACCGAGCCCGACCTCCCTGATCCATTCGGTCGCCGTGCACTGTCAAGAGGTCACTTAA